One stretch of Anguilla anguilla isolate fAngAng1 chromosome 5, fAngAng1.pri, whole genome shotgun sequence DNA includes these proteins:
- the LOC118226818 gene encoding uncharacterized protein LOC118226818, which yields MPIILLFRQMRQLIFPPTASWCLCYGTSTFITTSKSTFSSSSLIRMQPLTQSPQRCWRSTILPEGQESRLIAQAYDGAAMMRGATGGAQRKVKDVYGSAHYGHCYVHQLNLIMQQATSHIPRISTFFSDLGEFAAFFSRSFNRITVLDQVVADFPELRQQGGTSTVVLLTLCMSTMMTSYGVSRLSETQGHSFSAWGIQWICAAAAHKETRTRRTTAVGYRGM from the exons ATGCCGATTATCTTGCTATTCAGGCAGATGAGACAACTGATATTTCCACCCACTGCCAGTTGGTGCTTGTGCTACGGTACATCGACATTCATAACAACGTCCAAGAGCACATTTTCGAGTTCATCCCTCATCAGAATGCAACCGCTGACACAATCGCCACAGCGCTGTTGGAGAAGCACTATTCTCCCTGAGGGACAAGAGAGCAGACTAATCGCCCAGGCCTATGACGGAGCTGCCATGATGAGAGGAGCCACAGGTGGAGCGCAGCGTAAAGTAAAGGATGTCTACGGAAGTGCACACTACGGCCACTGCTATGTGCATCAGTTGAACCTCATCATGCAGCAGGCAACATCACATATCCCCAGGATCAGTACTTTTTTTTCAGACCTTGGTGAATTTGCTGCATTCTTCTCCCGGTCATTCAATCGAATCACCGTGCTTGATCAAGTGGTAGCAGACTTCCCGGAACTTCGACAACAAGGTGGAACTTCCACAGTCGTGCTGTTAACACTGTGTATGAGCACAATGATGACCTCCTACGGTGTTTCCAGACTATCAGAGACTCag GGACATTCCTTCTCTGCATGGGGAATACAGTGGATCTGTGCAGCAGCAGCCCACAAAGAAACTAGGACAAGGAGAACAACAGCGGTTGGCTACAGAG GTATGTGA